A single Ctenopharyngodon idella isolate HZGC_01 chromosome 22, HZGC01, whole genome shotgun sequence DNA region contains:
- the LOC127505038 gene encoding N-fatty-acyl-amino acid synthase/hydrolase PM20D1.2-like, translating to MVLSVAHLNTWHIRVLEKKPDTNAFVRTTTAVTMFNSGVKINVIPSYAEAFVNFRIHSAQTLQEVMDLVKSTISDERVKVEMVDGFDPLPISSYDEQAFGFQVIKKTVQVMFPQLTVAPGICVGNTDSRHYKDITRDIYRFAPTWFKPGDPQRFHGVNKRISIKNYEEIVLFYFQLIQNNDIRKLPPPHSSQHEL from the exons ATGGTCCTGAGCGTGGCACATTTGAACACCTGGCACATAAG GGTGTTGGAGAAAAAGCCTGACACAAATGCCTTTGTGAGGACCACAACTGCCGTCACAATGTTTAACTCGGGTGTGAAG ATTAACGTAATCCCGTCATACGCTGAAGCTTTTGTCAATTTCCGTATCCACTCAGCCCAAACGCTGCAGGAG GTTATGGATTTGGTCAAGTCAACCATATCAGATGAGCGTGTGAAGGTAGAGATGGTCGATGGATTCGACCCACTGCCCATCAGCTCCTATGATGAGCAGGCTTTTGGGTTCCAGGTCATAAAGAAAACAGTGCAGGTCATGTTTCCTCAGCTCACAGTGGCCCCTG GTATCTGTGTTGGCAACACTGACAGCCGGCACTACAAGGACATCACCCGAGACATATATCGCTTTGCACCAACGTGGTTCAAACCAGGTGATCCTCAGAG ATTCCACGGTGTGAACAAGAGAATCTCCATTAAGAACTATGAAGAGATCGTGCTGTTCTACTTCCAGCTCATCCAGAATAATGACATCAGGAAGTTGCCGCCACCTCACAGTAGCCAGCATGAGCTGTAA